In Candidatus Sulfotelmatobacter sp., the following are encoded in one genomic region:
- a CDS encoding DUF4097 family beta strand repeat-containing protein, which translates to MPSVSLNPPARRAHALVNALLIALGLLGLALAANSLVNTLAAASPGSPERFSVTGSEVRIYDLAGQARLTAGNGTAVVVLVTRGGGDSGQLKVATGEIEGAQTLRVIFPSDRVIYPAMGHDFNTEVQVRDDGTFHEGHDHWSMSGHRVRISSHGSGLDAHADLEIQVPRNQQLKLHLAAGDVNVKNVDGELLLDTGAGDVTGSGTRGKLKVDTGSGDVTLSDAQGELDVDTGSGDVELSGMKGEKAKIDTGSGRIRASDVAVQGLDLDTGSGGVEASGVKTRLLRVDTGSGSVDIGLLAAAEKIGVDTGSGSVTLRVPSGLGADISFETGSGDFHTDLPVQIQQLRDGSYRGKLGDGSARVIVETGSGSLRLMASQTK; encoded by the coding sequence ATGCCCAGCGTCTCTCTGAACCCGCCCGCGCGGCGGGCGCACGCCCTGGTCAATGCCCTGCTCATCGCGCTCGGCCTGCTCGGCCTGGCGCTGGCCGCCAATTCGTTGGTCAACACGCTGGCGGCCGCGAGCCCCGGCTCCCCCGAGCGCTTCTCCGTCACCGGCAGCGAGGTGCGCATCTACGACCTGGCCGGACAGGCCAGGCTCACGGCGGGAAACGGCACGGCGGTGGTGGTGCTGGTGACGCGCGGCGGCGGCGACTCGGGACAGCTCAAGGTCGCGACCGGCGAGATCGAGGGCGCGCAGACCCTGCGGGTGATCTTTCCTTCCGACCGCGTGATCTACCCGGCGATGGGGCATGACTTCAACACCGAAGTGCAAGTGCGGGACGATGGCACCTTTCACGAGGGACACGACCACTGGAGCATGAGCGGACACCGGGTGCGGATCAGCTCTCACGGCAGCGGCCTCGACGCGCACGCGGATCTCGAAATCCAGGTTCCGCGCAATCAGCAGCTCAAGCTGCACCTCGCGGCCGGCGACGTCAACGTGAAGAACGTCGACGGCGAGCTGCTGCTCGACACGGGAGCCGGCGACGTCACGGGAAGCGGAACGCGCGGCAAGCTCAAGGTCGACACCGGCTCGGGTGACGTGACGCTCAGTGACGCGCAGGGCGAGCTCGACGTGGACACCGGCTCGGGCGACGTGGAGCTGAGCGGCATGAAGGGCGAGAAGGCCAAGATCGACACGGGCTCGGGTCGCATTCGCGCCAGCGACGTGGCGGTGCAGGGGCTCGACCTCGACACCGGCTCGGGTGGCGTCGAAGCGAGCGGCGTCAAGACCCGGCTGCTGCGCGTCGACACCGGCAGCGGCTCGGTGGACATCGGTTTGCTCGCCGCGGCGGAGAAGATCGGCGTGGACACCGGGTCGGGCAGCGTGACGCTGCGCGTGCCCTCGGGCCTCGGCGCCGACATCTCGTTCGAGACCGGCAGCGGCGATTTCCACACCGATCTGCCGGTGCAGATCCAGCAGCTACGGGACGGCAGCTATCGCGGCAAGCTCGGCGACGGCTCGGCGCGCGTGATCGTGGAGACGGGGTCCGGCAGCCTGCGCCTGATGGCATCGCAGACCAAGTAG
- a CDS encoding sigma-70 family RNA polymerase sigma factor: MNPEFTKDPAPAGADAEDVSRAQAGDRRAFERLYRRHVARVHGLAGRMLSYDEAAEVTQDVFVRAWEKLGTFRGEAAFGTWLHRLAVNVMLSRRQWHGQRRERFLPDDEALDQLPTPVGSKEFGIDLEGAIARLPEGARAIFLLHDVEGYRHDEIAEFLEVTTGTTKAQLHRARMLLRGHLRA; encoded by the coding sequence ATGAATCCCGAGTTCACCAAGGATCCGGCCCCCGCGGGCGCCGATGCCGAAGACGTCAGCCGGGCCCAGGCCGGTGATCGCCGGGCCTTCGAGCGACTCTACCGGCGCCACGTGGCGCGGGTGCATGGCCTGGCCGGTCGCATGTTGAGCTACGACGAGGCCGCGGAGGTGACGCAGGACGTGTTCGTGAGAGCGTGGGAGAAGCTCGGGACGTTTCGCGGCGAGGCCGCGTTCGGCACCTGGCTGCATCGGCTGGCGGTCAACGTGATGCTCAGCCGCCGCCAGTGGCACGGCCAGCGGCGCGAGCGGTTCCTGCCCGACGACGAGGCGCTCGATCAGCTCCCGACGCCGGTGGGCTCGAAAGAGTTCGGCATCGATCTCGAGGGCGCGATCGCCCGGCTGCCCGAGGGTGCGCGCGCCATCTTCCTGCTCCACGACGTCGAGGGCTACCGTCACGATGAAATCGCCGAGTTTCTCGAAGTCACGACCGGCACGACCAAGGCGCAGCTTCACCGCGCGCGCATGCTGTTGAGAGGACACCTGAGGGCATGA
- a CDS encoding anti-sigma factor, with protein sequence MNSNRTEHWTDRLSEYLDGELARGERDACDAHLAACAECSAVLEELRVVAARAGALPQLPPERDLWPAIEPRLKGRLLGLPSAGRWAGRFSQRFSLSGAQLVAAAAVLVVVSGGLAWMIGQRNWGAPSRGANGPVAVAPGTGVTPGGAATPLPAPGTPDSSPVTPSSGAGPARRLSGSDAGVSPAAVADFGVARYDATINELQGALQASRSRLDPHTVQIVEQNLALIDKAIAEARAALAADPASPYLNAHLASTMRRKVALLKRVNSLAQI encoded by the coding sequence ATGAACTCGAATCGCACCGAGCACTGGACCGATCGCCTGTCCGAGTACCTGGATGGCGAGCTGGCCCGCGGGGAGCGCGATGCCTGCGACGCCCATCTCGCCGCCTGCGCCGAGTGCTCGGCGGTGCTGGAGGAGTTGCGCGTCGTGGCGGCCCGGGCGGGCGCGCTGCCGCAGCTGCCGCCCGAGCGCGACCTGTGGCCGGCGATCGAGCCGCGCTTGAAGGGCCGCCTGCTCGGGCTGCCCTCCGCCGGGCGGTGGGCGGGGCGATTCTCTCAGCGCTTCAGCCTGAGCGGCGCCCAGCTGGTGGCGGCGGCCGCGGTGCTGGTCGTGGTGAGCGGCGGCCTCGCCTGGATGATCGGGCAGCGCAATTGGGGAGCGCCGTCCCGTGGCGCGAACGGCCCGGTGGCGGTGGCGCCCGGAACCGGCGTGACGCCCGGCGGCGCGGCGACGCCGCTCCCGGCTCCCGGCACCCCCGACAGCTCGCCCGTGACGCCTTCAAGCGGCGCCGGCCCCGCCCGGCGGCTCTCCGGCTCCGATGCCGGCGTCTCGCCGGCCGCGGTCGCCGATTTCGGAGTGGCGCGCTACGACGCCACCATCAACGAGCTGCAGGGCGCGCTCCAGGCGAGCCGCTCACGGCTCGATCCGCACACCGTGCAGATCGTTGAGCAGAACCTGGCGTTGATCGACAAGGCCATCGCGGAAGCGCGCGCCGCGCTGGCCGCCGATCCCGCCAGCCCCTATCTCAACGCCCATCTCGCGAGTACCATGCGCCGGAAAGTCGCTCTGCTCAAGCGCGTGAACTCGCTGGCGCAGATCTAG
- a CDS encoding DUF4097 family beta strand repeat-containing protein, giving the protein MNPMVLAVVMSVAMGAHSDTTINVTQGARLTLENYAGSIDVQTWTKNAVRVEVDHNRHSELTLDRDGDDIQIELESDRGVSGSADYRLTVPAWIALKLSGVYCDISAKGLKGKLEAETVQGDVEVTGGDGYVSLTSVQGHVTVAGASGKLELSSVNEGVDVTNVKGDLSVESVNGAITMSKVQLNSLEASTVNGTITYDGTFAKTGRYEMSTHNGNVYVAIPADASLNIEVATYGGSFESTFTLPKTTDEKHHKRFSLQLGSGGADLDLESFQGSILLHRPGEKVGESDEDNPKNGHEKIKVKSKPDKGSDEGSSDDDDDGN; this is encoded by the coding sequence ATGAATCCGATGGTTCTGGCGGTCGTGATGTCGGTAGCCATGGGGGCTCATTCCGATACCACGATCAACGTCACCCAGGGTGCGCGCCTCACCCTCGAGAACTATGCCGGCAGCATCGACGTGCAGACCTGGACCAAGAATGCGGTGCGTGTCGAGGTGGACCACAACCGGCACTCCGAGCTGACGCTCGACCGCGATGGGGACGACATCCAAATCGAGCTGGAGAGCGACCGCGGCGTGTCGGGAAGCGCCGACTACCGGCTCACGGTTCCCGCCTGGATCGCCCTCAAGCTGAGCGGCGTCTACTGCGACATCTCGGCGAAGGGGCTGAAGGGCAAGCTCGAGGCCGAGACCGTGCAGGGCGACGTCGAGGTGACCGGCGGCGACGGCTACGTCTCGCTCACCTCGGTGCAGGGGCACGTGACCGTGGCCGGGGCGAGCGGCAAGCTCGAGCTGAGTTCGGTCAACGAGGGCGTGGACGTGACCAACGTGAAGGGCGACCTCTCGGTGGAGTCGGTGAATGGTGCGATCACCATGAGCAAGGTCCAGCTCAATTCGCTCGAGGCCTCGACCGTCAACGGCACCATCACCTACGACGGCACCTTCGCCAAGACCGGGCGCTACGAGATGAGCACCCACAACGGCAACGTCTACGTGGCCATTCCCGCCGACGCCAGCCTCAACATCGAGGTCGCGACCTACGGCGGCTCGTTCGAGAGCACCTTCACGCTCCCCAAGACCACCGACGAGAAACACCACAAGCGCTTCAGCCTGCAGCTCGGCAGCGGCGGCGCCGACCTGGATCTCGAGTCGTTCCAGGGCTCGATCCTGCTCCATCGCCCGGGCGAGAAGGTTGGCGAGTCGGACGAGGACAATCCGAAGAACGGCCACGAGAAGATCAAGGTGAAGAGCAAGCCCGACAAGGGGAGCGACGAGGGCAGCTCCGACGACGACGACGACGGCAACTGA
- a CDS encoding tetratricopeptide repeat protein, translating into MIRLPHPGPLPVLIAALTLARVAIAPAADATPPRSARALIDHQHWKQARALLEAEQKERPRDPTVLTGLCQVRLAFHDLDAAQKLGEQAIAIAPNDAEAHEALSEVFGERASNASMFKVMGLAGRFRKEAETALHLDPKQIDARLGLMEFHVRAPGIAGGDKKKALRYAQEVGEIDASKGELALARYCQETGDTNAVEAHYRSAIEKDPNDVEARVALASWCTAPWRQKWDEAEKNARAASEAEPDRAIPYLLLASIYAHQQRWSDLDAVLSAADAACPDDRNPWYQSGRILLLDGTDLPRAEKSFRRFLEIEPEPNGPTLAHGRWRLALVLEKEGKRSEAVAELEEALKLKPDLDPAKKDLKRMKG; encoded by the coding sequence ATGATCCGCCTGCCACACCCCGGACCCCTTCCCGTCCTGATCGCCGCTCTCACCCTCGCTCGCGTGGCGATCGCGCCCGCCGCCGACGCGACGCCGCCACGCTCCGCCCGCGCGCTCATCGATCATCAGCACTGGAAGCAGGCGCGCGCGCTCCTCGAAGCCGAGCAGAAGGAGAGGCCGCGGGACCCCACGGTGCTGACCGGCCTGTGCCAGGTGCGGCTCGCGTTCCACGACCTCGACGCCGCCCAGAAGCTGGGCGAACAGGCGATCGCGATCGCCCCCAACGATGCCGAGGCGCACGAAGCCCTGTCCGAGGTGTTCGGCGAGCGCGCGAGCAACGCCAGCATGTTCAAGGTGATGGGGCTGGCCGGCAGGTTCCGCAAGGAGGCCGAGACCGCCCTCCATCTCGATCCCAAACAGATCGACGCGAGGCTCGGTCTGATGGAGTTCCACGTTCGAGCTCCGGGGATCGCCGGCGGAGACAAGAAGAAGGCGCTGCGCTACGCCCAGGAAGTCGGCGAGATCGATGCCTCCAAGGGCGAGCTCGCCCTGGCCCGCTACTGCCAGGAAACGGGTGACACGAATGCGGTCGAAGCCCACTACCGCAGCGCCATCGAGAAGGATCCGAACGATGTCGAGGCTCGCGTCGCCCTGGCGAGCTGGTGTACGGCGCCGTGGCGGCAGAAATGGGACGAGGCCGAGAAGAACGCCCGCGCCGCCAGCGAAGCCGAGCCGGACCGCGCCATTCCCTACCTGCTGCTCGCCAGCATTTACGCTCACCAACAACGCTGGTCCGACCTCGACGCCGTATTGAGTGCGGCGGACGCCGCCTGTCCTGACGACCGCAATCCCTGGTACCAGAGCGGGCGCATCCTGCTCCTCGACGGCACCGATCTTCCGCGCGCCGAGAAGAGTTTTCGCCGCTTCCTCGAGATCGAGCCCGAGCCGAACGGGCCCACGCTCGCCCACGGACGCTGGCGGCTTGCACTGGTGCTCGAGAAGGAGGGGAAGAGGAGCGAAGCGGTCGCCGAGCTGGAGGAAGCGCTCAAGCTCAAGCCCGATCTCGATCCCGCGAAGAAGGACCTGAAGCGGATGAAGGGCTGA
- a CDS encoding HlyD family efflux transporter periplasmic adaptor subunit, whose protein sequence is MDIPRQVKRRPRTLIWGSVAAVLALMTFGMTQLKPAAPTLERNTVLIDTVHRGEMVRDVRATGSLVPEDQRLVSALTAGRVERVLVRPGAQVQPTTLLLEMSNPDVQLEALDAERQLKLAEADLAGQKASLESQRLAEESAVASVKLEVRDAERDVKVAERLSSEGLNSEMDVEKARDRADDARTRYQAEQRRLDVLSQSLDAQLDLRKSEVERLEAIARFQNQRVASMEVRAGAAGVLQELSLQPGAWVNPGQLMARVAGQDRLKAVVQVPEIQARDLTLGLKAVIDTHNGTVNGHVSRVDPSVQSGTVAVDLAIDGELPRGSRPDLSVEAVIEIERLENVLYVGRPADGSSEATVPLYRLEPDGHLAVRVPVKLGRGSANNVEVVQGLNEGDQVILSEMSRWANNDRVRVR, encoded by the coding sequence ATGGACATTCCACGACAAGTGAAGCGGCGTCCGCGCACCCTGATCTGGGGAAGCGTGGCCGCGGTGCTCGCGCTCATGACGTTTGGAATGACCCAGCTCAAGCCGGCGGCCCCGACCCTGGAGCGCAACACCGTGCTGATCGACACCGTTCATCGTGGCGAGATGGTCCGCGACGTTCGCGCCACCGGCTCGCTGGTGCCCGAGGACCAGCGACTGGTCTCGGCGCTCACCGCCGGGCGCGTCGAGCGGGTGCTGGTGCGACCGGGCGCTCAGGTCCAGCCCACCACGCTGCTGCTCGAGATGAGCAACCCCGACGTCCAGCTCGAGGCGCTCGACGCCGAGCGCCAGCTCAAGCTCGCCGAGGCCGATCTGGCCGGCCAGAAGGCCTCGCTCGAGAGCCAGCGGCTCGCCGAGGAGTCGGCGGTCGCCTCGGTCAAGCTCGAGGTGCGCGACGCCGAGCGCGACGTCAAGGTGGCCGAGCGGCTGTCGAGCGAGGGCCTCAACTCCGAAATGGACGTCGAGAAGGCGCGTGACCGCGCCGACGACGCGCGCACCCGCTATCAGGCCGAGCAGCGGCGGCTGGACGTGCTCTCTCAATCGCTGGACGCGCAGCTCGATCTGCGCAAGTCCGAGGTCGAGCGCCTCGAGGCCATCGCCCGCTTCCAGAACCAGCGCGTGGCCTCGATGGAGGTGCGCGCGGGTGCCGCCGGGGTGCTCCAGGAACTGTCGCTCCAGCCGGGCGCCTGGGTGAACCCGGGTCAGCTGATGGCGCGGGTGGCGGGCCAGGACCGCCTGAAGGCGGTGGTCCAGGTGCCCGAGATCCAGGCGCGCGATCTCACGCTCGGCCTGAAGGCCGTAATCGACACCCACAACGGCACCGTGAACGGGCACGTCTCGCGCGTGGATCCCTCGGTGCAGAGCGGCACGGTGGCGGTGGATCTCGCCATCGACGGCGAGCTGCCCAGGGGCTCGCGGCCCGATCTCAGCGTCGAGGCCGTGATCGAGATCGAGCGGCTCGAGAACGTGCTTTACGTGGGCCGCCCGGCCGACGGATCGAGCGAGGCGACCGTCCCGCTCTACCGGCTCGAGCCCGACGGGCATCTCGCGGTGCGGGTGCCGGTCAAGCTCGGCCGCGGTTCGGCCAACAATGTGGAAGTCGTGCAGGGATTGAACGAGGGCGATCAGGTCATCCTGTCGGAGATGTCCCGATGGGCGAACAACGATCGCGTGAGGGTGAGATGA
- a CDS encoding ABC transporter ATP-binding protein yields the protein MSATLSAEPAARTNGHAANADARSLLRLADVQKIFYTDEVETHALMGIHLEIHPGEFLSIAGPSGCGKSTLLSILGLLDTPSAGQYWLDGRPVENLSFSERARIRNRQIGFIFQSFNLIGDLTVEENVELPLTYRGLSPADRKTRVSNALERVNMAHRARHLPSQLSGGQQQRVAVARALAGEPLILLADEPTGNLDSSNGEAVMNLLRELHRQGSTICMVTHDARFARFADRTVQLFDGRVVDERRG from the coding sequence ATGTCCGCAACACTCAGCGCCGAACCGGCGGCTCGCACCAACGGCCACGCCGCCAACGCCGACGCCCGGAGCCTGCTTCGTCTCGCCGACGTGCAGAAGATCTTCTACACCGATGAGGTCGAGACCCACGCTTTGATGGGTATCCATCTCGAGATCCATCCCGGCGAGTTCCTGTCGATTGCCGGTCCCTCGGGCTGCGGCAAGTCCACGCTGCTCTCGATCCTCGGCCTGCTCGACACGCCGAGCGCCGGCCAGTACTGGCTCGACGGGCGCCCGGTCGAGAACCTTTCGTTCAGCGAGCGTGCGCGGATCCGCAACCGGCAGATCGGTTTCATCTTCCAGAGCTTCAACCTGATCGGCGACCTGACCGTGGAAGAGAACGTGGAACTGCCGCTCACCTATCGCGGCCTGAGCCCCGCGGACCGCAAGACGCGCGTCTCGAACGCGCTCGAGCGCGTCAACATGGCGCATCGCGCGCGGCATCTGCCGAGCCAGCTCTCGGGCGGCCAGCAGCAGCGCGTGGCGGTGGCTCGCGCGCTGGCGGGCGAGCCGCTCATCCTGCTGGCCGACGAACCGACCGGGAATCTCGACTCGTCGAACGGCGAGGCGGTGATGAACCTGCTGCGGGAACTGCACCGGCAAGGTTCGACGATCTGCATGGTCACTCACGATGCGCGGTTCGCGCGCTTCGCCGACCGCACCGTTCAACTGTTCGACGGCCGAGTCGTCGACGAGCGGCGGGGGTGA
- a CDS encoding ABC transporter permease translates to MDVLLQDLKFAFRSLRRSPGYTAIVVAVMALGIGLNTMVFSMVYGVLYRPMPLPESQRLVAMENWNPRRHDDMNVAFLQLREMRNRLKTVEHVGAWWDMNAFVTIGKEPERFYGTTMTYDLFDALGVQPVVGHGFTATEEELGKNWANVVISYRIWKTRYGGDSNVLGKTLRLNGRTRTIVGVMPEGFLWPENQDFWIPMGFDPKDETWDSFELQVAGRLKAGVTPDQASAEMNALNGELRRDHPKEYDGIDARVLPYKKRLVDDIRPMMMLLQAAVAFVLLIACANVANLMLARSAARRREISLRMALGASRARIVRQLLTESVAVAAGGAAVGVLLAHWGQRMWMAMIPMELPMWLKFQIDSPVLLFTVGVSVFAGILFGFAPAFHATDTRLNEALREGSAQAGSSRGGNRLRSSLVVAEVALSLVLLVGAGLMIRSFMKRYELEGKLRVDGVLTGSVLLPFATYPEPQQRIQFFHSLTQQIAALPGVEAVSATNTLPLGRNRWGRMVLLEGAKNQDALHGTLVNYSMVFPGYFKLIGVPQISGRDFNPFDTDKSQRVMIVNQSMARKLWPGQDPIGRHLKFAGDPDSLGWATVIGVVGDVMQNVESQDQRIEQAYVPHDQDPYQMMSMLVRSHSEPASLAAKIRGILQSRDPDQVLVDVRTLHEHVRFSMWMNRLFSTLFGVFAMLALVIAGVGLYGVMAYSVGQRTQEIGIRMALGAEPASVVRMVTIQALKLTGLGIAIGLAAAFGVTRVMAAQLFNVSPTDPPTFSVVCVLLVLSGVMAAWLPAMRASRVNPVVALRYE, encoded by the coding sequence GTGGACGTTCTGCTCCAGGACCTGAAGTTCGCGTTCCGCTCGCTGCGTCGCTCGCCCGGCTACACGGCGATCGTGGTGGCGGTGATGGCGCTCGGCATCGGACTCAACACGATGGTGTTCAGCATGGTCTACGGCGTGCTCTACCGGCCGATGCCGCTGCCCGAATCGCAGCGTCTGGTGGCCATGGAGAACTGGAATCCCCGCCGGCACGACGACATGAACGTCGCGTTCCTGCAGCTCCGCGAGATGCGCAACCGGTTGAAGACCGTCGAGCACGTCGGCGCGTGGTGGGACATGAACGCGTTCGTCACGATCGGCAAGGAGCCCGAGCGCTTCTACGGCACGACCATGACTTACGACCTGTTCGACGCGCTCGGCGTGCAGCCGGTGGTCGGGCACGGCTTCACCGCGACCGAGGAGGAACTCGGCAAGAACTGGGCAAACGTGGTGATCAGCTACCGCATCTGGAAGACGCGCTACGGCGGCGACTCCAACGTGCTCGGCAAGACGCTGCGTCTCAACGGCCGCACGCGCACCATCGTCGGCGTGATGCCCGAGGGCTTCCTGTGGCCCGAGAACCAGGACTTCTGGATCCCGATGGGCTTCGATCCCAAGGACGAGACGTGGGATTCGTTCGAGCTGCAGGTCGCCGGACGACTCAAGGCCGGCGTCACGCCCGATCAAGCGAGCGCCGAGATGAACGCGTTGAACGGCGAGCTGCGGCGCGATCACCCCAAGGAGTACGACGGCATCGACGCACGCGTCCTGCCCTACAAGAAGCGGCTGGTCGATGACATCCGGCCGATGATGATGCTGCTCCAGGCCGCGGTGGCGTTCGTGCTGCTGATTGCCTGCGCCAACGTTGCCAACCTGATGCTGGCGCGCTCCGCGGCGCGGCGCCGCGAGATCAGCCTGCGCATGGCGCTGGGCGCCTCGCGCGCGCGCATCGTCCGCCAGCTGCTCACCGAGAGCGTGGCCGTGGCCGCCGGCGGCGCGGCGGTGGGCGTGCTGCTCGCGCACTGGGGGCAGCGGATGTGGATGGCGATGATTCCGATGGAGCTGCCGATGTGGCTCAAATTCCAGATCGACTCGCCGGTGCTGCTGTTCACCGTGGGCGTCTCGGTGTTCGCCGGCATCCTGTTCGGATTCGCGCCCGCCTTCCATGCCACCGACACGCGGCTGAACGAGGCGCTGCGCGAAGGCAGCGCGCAGGCCGGCTCGTCGCGGGGGGGCAATCGCCTGCGTTCGTCGCTGGTGGTCGCCGAGGTGGCGCTGTCGCTGGTGCTGTTGGTGGGCGCGGGGCTCATGATTCGCAGCTTCATGAAGCGCTACGAGCTCGAAGGCAAGCTGCGGGTCGACGGCGTGCTGACCGGCTCGGTGTTGCTCCCATTTGCCACCTATCCCGAGCCGCAGCAGCGCATCCAGTTCTTCCACTCGCTCACGCAGCAGATCGCTGCGCTGCCCGGCGTCGAGGCGGTGAGCGCCACCAACACGCTTCCGCTGGGACGCAACCGCTGGGGGCGCATGGTGCTGCTGGAGGGCGCGAAGAATCAGGACGCGCTCCACGGGACGCTCGTGAACTACTCGATGGTCTTCCCCGGCTACTTCAAGCTGATCGGCGTGCCGCAGATCTCGGGCCGCGACTTCAACCCGTTCGACACCGACAAGTCGCAGCGCGTCATGATCGTGAACCAGTCGATGGCCAGGAAGCTCTGGCCGGGGCAGGATCCGATCGGCCGGCACCTCAAGTTCGCGGGCGATCCCGACTCGCTCGGCTGGGCGACCGTGATTGGCGTGGTCGGCGACGTCATGCAGAACGTCGAATCCCAGGACCAGCGCATCGAGCAGGCCTACGTGCCGCACGATCAGGATCCCTACCAGATGATGTCGATGCTGGTGCGTTCGCACTCCGAGCCGGCCTCGCTGGCCGCCAAGATCCGGGGCATTCTCCAGTCGCGCGATCCCGATCAGGTGCTGGTGGACGTGCGCACGCTGCATGAGCACGTGCGCTTCTCGATGTGGATGAACCGCCTGTTCAGCACGCTGTTCGGCGTGTTCGCGATGCTGGCGCTGGTGATTGCCGGCGTGGGCCTGTACGGCGTCATGGCCTATTCGGTGGGGCAGCGCACTCAGGAGATCGGCATTCGCATGGCGCTGGGCGCGGAGCCGGCTTCGGTGGTGCGCATGGTGACGATCCAGGCGCTCAAGCTGACCGGGCTCGGCATCGCGATCGGGCTGGCCGCGGCGTTCGGAGTGACTCGGGTGATGGCCGCGCAGCTCTTCAACGTGTCACCGACCGATCCACCGACGTTCAGCGTGGTGTGCGTGCTGCTGGTGCTCTCGGGCGTGATGGCGGCGTGGCTTCCCGCGATGCGGGCGTCGCGCGTCAATCCCGTGGTGGCGCTGCGCTACGAATAG
- a CDS encoding sigma-54 dependent transcriptional regulator, with protein sequence MSQSRPLRILVADDDTDVLTALQVLLRSEGWKVETATSPALVLVALDAQEFDVALLDLNYARDTTSGREGLELLELIRARDATLPVVVMTAWSSVEGAVAAVKRGARDYVQKPWENARLVQTLRTQLELGQALRIGRRLELENQILRRDGKPVMIADSPAMRPVLELIARVAPSDAHVLITGEHGTGKELVARLVHAASARSARPLITVNMGGLTETLFESELFGHVKGAFTGATGDRAGRFELADQATLFLDEIANVPLAQQTKLLRVLQTGEFERVGASRTRRADVRLLSATNADLRDEVRQGRFREDLLFRLNTVEIHLPPLRERREDIPGLARQFLERHARRYRKPLEGFDEEALQNLLAHPWPGNVRELDHVIERSVLLARERLVRAADLGLRPASEGAPPLESLTLDEVERLLIQRALQRHQGNVSDAAKTLGLSRSALYRRLERHGL encoded by the coding sequence ATGTCCCAATCCCGACCCTTGCGCATTCTCGTCGCCGACGACGACACCGACGTCCTGACCGCGCTGCAGGTGTTGCTGCGCTCGGAAGGCTGGAAGGTCGAAACCGCCACCTCCCCGGCGCTGGTGCTGGTGGCGCTCGACGCCCAGGAGTTCGACGTCGCGCTGCTCGACCTGAACTACGCGCGCGATACCACCTCGGGGCGCGAAGGCCTCGAACTGCTCGAGCTGATCCGCGCGCGGGACGCCACGCTTCCGGTCGTGGTGATGACGGCGTGGAGCAGCGTCGAGGGGGCGGTGGCGGCGGTGAAGCGCGGCGCCCGCGACTACGTGCAGAAGCCATGGGAGAACGCCCGCCTGGTGCAGACCCTGCGCACCCAGCTCGAGCTGGGGCAGGCGCTCCGGATCGGCCGTCGTCTCGAGCTCGAGAACCAGATCCTGCGCCGCGACGGCAAGCCGGTGATGATCGCCGATTCGCCGGCGATGCGTCCGGTCCTCGAACTGATCGCGCGCGTCGCGCCGAGCGACGCCCACGTGCTGATCACCGGCGAACACGGCACCGGCAAGGAGCTGGTCGCTCGCCTGGTGCACGCCGCCTCGGCGCGCAGCGCGCGGCCGCTCATCACCGTCAACATGGGCGGTCTCACCGAGACGCTGTTCGAGAGCGAGCTGTTCGGGCACGTGAAGGGGGCCTTCACCGGCGCGACCGGGGATCGGGCCGGTCGCTTCGAGCTGGCCGACCAGGCCACCCTGTTCCTCGACGAGATCGCGAACGTGCCGCTCGCCCAGCAGACCAAGCTGCTGCGCGTGCTGCAAACCGGCGAGTTCGAGCGCGTCGGTGCCTCGCGAACCCGGCGCGCCGACGTGCGGCTGCTGTCGGCCACCAACGCCGATCTGCGCGACGAGGTGCGGCAGGGACGCTTCCGCGAGGATCTGCTGTTCCGCCTCAACACCGTCGAGATCCACCTGCCGCCGCTGCGCGAGCGCCGCGAGGACATCCCCGGCCTGGCACGGCAGTTCCTCGAGCGGCACGCGCGACGTTATCGGAAGCCCCTCGAAGGCTTCGACGAAGAGGCGCTGCAGAACCTGCTCGCGCATCCCTGGCCGGGAAACGTGCGCGAGCTGGATCACGTGATCGAGCGCTCGGTGCTGCTCGCGCGCGAACGGCTGGTGCGGGCCGCGGACCTCGGGCTGCGGCCGGCCAGCGAGGGGGCGCCGCCGCTCGAGAGCCTGACGCTCGACGAAGTCGAGCGCCTCTTGATCCAGCGCGCGCTGCAACGCCATCAGGGCAACGTGAGCGACGCGGCGAAGACGCTCGGCCTGTCGCGCAGCGCTCTCTACCGGCGATTGGAGCGCCACGGCCTGTAG